A genomic segment from Bradyrhizobium sp. ISRA430 encodes:
- the pcaG gene encoding protocatechuate 3,4-dioxygenase subunit alpha, which translates to MPQPLNYLKETASQTAGPYVHIGLIPAMAGFDIFEKNFSNVLVTPNTEGERITLEGRVLDGSGSPLRDVLLEIWQANAAGRYNHPADRSAGALDEDFRGWGRAGSDFDSGLVTFDTIKPGAITDRMGRKCAPHVNVWVVARGINIGLNTRLYFSDEEAANAADPVLNLVEPPIRRSTLIAKRGERAGKVVYSFTINLQGPEETVFFDV; encoded by the coding sequence ATGCCGCAGCCGCTCAATTACCTCAAGGAAACCGCCTCGCAGACCGCCGGGCCCTATGTCCATATCGGCCTGATCCCGGCGATGGCCGGCTTCGACATCTTCGAGAAGAACTTTTCCAACGTCCTGGTGACGCCGAACACGGAAGGCGAGCGCATCACGCTTGAAGGCCGCGTGCTCGACGGCAGCGGCTCGCCGCTGCGCGATGTGCTGCTGGAAATCTGGCAGGCCAATGCCGCCGGCCGCTACAATCATCCTGCCGATCGTTCCGCCGGTGCGCTCGACGAAGACTTCCGCGGCTGGGGCCGCGCGGGCTCGGATTTCGACAGCGGCCTCGTCACCTTCGACACGATCAAGCCCGGCGCCATCACCGACAGGATGGGGCGCAAATGTGCGCCGCACGTCAATGTCTGGGTCGTCGCCCGCGGCATCAATATCGGGCTGAACACGCGGCTCTATTTCTCGGACGAGGAAGCGGCCAACGCCGCCGATCCCGTGCTCAACCTGGTCGAGCCGCCGATCCGGCGGTCGACGCTGATCGCAAAGCGCGGCGAGCGCGCCGGCAAGGTCGTATATTCCTTCACGATCAATTTGCAGGGGCCGGAGGAGACCGTGTTCTTCGACGTCTGA
- a CDS encoding NYN domain-containing protein, with the protein MSSLEKIALFIDGSNLYATSKALGFDIDYRRLLSEFHGRGRLLRAFYYTTVIEDQEYSSIRPLIDWLDYNGYAVVTKLTKEFVDATTGRRKVKGSMDVDLAVNAMELAGHVDQIVLFSGDGDFRSLVEALQRRGVRVTVVSTLATQPPMVADELRRQADVFIDLAELKPKVGRDPVERPGSREMRQPPQFLARGAINRGDRVE; encoded by the coding sequence ATGTCTTCGCTTGAGAAGATCGCACTCTTCATCGATGGCTCCAATCTCTATGCCACCTCCAAGGCGCTCGGTTTCGACATCGACTACAGGCGCCTGCTCAGCGAATTTCACGGCCGAGGCAGGCTGCTGCGGGCCTTCTACTACACCACCGTCATCGAGGATCAGGAATACTCGTCGATCCGCCCGTTGATCGATTGGCTCGATTATAACGGCTACGCCGTCGTCACCAAGCTCACCAAGGAATTCGTCGACGCCACCACCGGCCGCCGCAAGGTGAAGGGCAGCATGGATGTGGATCTCGCCGTGAATGCGATGGAACTCGCCGGGCATGTCGACCAGATCGTGTTGTTCTCTGGCGATGGGGACTTTCGTTCGCTGGTGGAAGCCCTGCAACGCCGCGGCGTCCGCGTGACGGTCGTCTCCACGCTCGCCACCCAGCCGCCCATGGTCGCCGACGAACTGCGCCGGCAGGCGGACGTATTCATTGATTTGGCAGAGCTGAAACCAAAAGTGGGGCGCGATCCGGTCGAGCGGCCCGGATCGCGCGAGATGCGTCAGCCGCCGCAATTCCTCGCGCGCGGAGCGATCAATCGCGGCGACCGGGTGGAATGA
- a CDS encoding SPW repeat protein: MSRLQERETVPDVYNLFLAAVLFISPWLFKLTISQGKIDLWVTSAIIGILSLAAIIAYRDWEEWINVLMGVWLIVSPWLLGFAHTRAMHLSIGFGIVIVLLALLDLFLHYEKAHPEETESRQEKAHQ; the protein is encoded by the coding sequence ATGAGCAGGTTGCAAGAGCGCGAAACCGTCCCAGACGTCTACAATCTATTCCTCGCGGCTGTGCTCTTCATATCCCCGTGGCTGTTCAAGCTGACTATCAGCCAGGGCAAGATCGATCTCTGGGTGACGAGCGCGATCATCGGCATCCTCTCGCTGGCTGCCATCATCGCCTATCGCGACTGGGAGGAATGGATCAATGTCCTGATGGGCGTCTGGCTCATCGTGTCACCCTGGCTGCTTGGATTTGCGCACACGCGCGCGATGCATCTCAGCATCGGCTTCGGCATCGTCATCGTGCTGCTGGCGTTGCTCGACCTCTTTCTCCACTATGAGAAGGCGCATCCGGAAGAAACGGAGTCCCGGCAGGAGAAGGCGCATCAGTAG
- a CDS encoding helix-turn-helix domain-containing protein, which yields MEGFAFVLYNSNMRTAAPSPAIRVYNLFGESGDLPDVVHCETIASRSVLHDWTLAVHRHARLHQVLLIERGGGEATLDGRAVPLRPMQIVNVPVGHVHGFRFVPGTQGWVLTIAAEILDEALLASEGLRGALSRSAVVRGTPQIRTTMKQIFAEHAARDFGRAHVLRALSAAMIGLVARALMSESGSSGTAESGLFRRFEALLEEHHLERWSVADYAKALAITPTHLNRVTRAATGDTASHLILNRLIREARRNLVYTNLPVSTIAYALGFEDPAYFSRVYAAATGLSPRAFRVQLHGGAD from the coding sequence ATGGAGGGTTTCGCCTTTGTCTTGTACAATTCGAACATGAGAACCGCAGCCCCTTCCCCGGCCATCCGGGTCTATAACCTGTTCGGCGAGTCCGGCGATCTGCCCGATGTCGTGCATTGCGAGACGATCGCGTCACGCTCGGTCTTGCACGACTGGACGCTGGCCGTGCACCGGCATGCCCGGCTGCACCAAGTGCTCCTGATCGAGCGCGGCGGCGGCGAGGCGACGCTCGACGGGCGCGCGGTGCCGCTGAGGCCGATGCAGATCGTCAATGTGCCGGTCGGCCACGTCCACGGCTTCCGTTTCGTGCCGGGCACGCAAGGCTGGGTGCTGACCATCGCCGCGGAAATCCTTGACGAGGCGCTGCTTGCCTCGGAAGGCCTGCGCGGCGCGTTGTCGCGATCGGCCGTGGTCCGCGGCACGCCGCAGATCCGCACGACCATGAAACAGATCTTTGCCGAACATGCGGCGCGTGATTTCGGCCGGGCCCATGTGCTCCGCGCGCTATCGGCAGCGATGATCGGGCTCGTCGCGCGCGCGCTGATGAGCGAGAGCGGCAGTAGTGGAACGGCCGAGTCAGGCCTTTTCCGCCGCTTCGAGGCGCTGCTCGAGGAGCATCATCTCGAGCGCTGGAGCGTCGCGGATTATGCCAAGGCGCTGGCGATCACGCCGACGCATCTCAACCGGGTGACGCGGGCGGCGACCGGCGATACCGCCTCGCACCTGATCCTGAACCGCCTGATCCGCGAGGCACGGCGCAATCTCGTCTACACCAACCTGCCGGTCTCCACCATTGCGTATGCGCTGGGCTTCGAGGATCCCGCCTATTTCAGCCGTGTCTATGCCGCTGCCACGGGCCTCTCGCCGCGCGCCTTTCGCGTGCAGTTGCATGGCGGCGCAGATTGA
- the pobA gene encoding 4-hydroxybenzoate 3-monooxygenase, with protein sequence MKVQVCIIGGGPSGLLLSQLLHLKGIETVVLEKYSREHVLARIRAGVLEHGFAKLMREAQCGERMDREGEIHKGFEIAHDGVLSHIDLHSHSGGNSVLVYGQTELTRDLYEARDRLGGKVVHNAEDVTPHDLTSDKPFVTYRVNDETIRVDCDYIVGADGFHGVSRKSIPKDVLREYEKVYPFGWLGVLSRTRPVNPELIYVKHRRGFALCSLRSQVLSRYYIQVPLTDKVEDWSDDAFWAELKLRLPDEVAGRLLTGPSIEKSIAPLRSYVAEPMSYGRLFLAGDAAHIVPPTGARGLNSAASDIYYLYHGLLAHYQEGDDSGLEGYSAKALARIWKAQRFSWWMTMMLHRFPDRSGYEDRLQQTELEYLFSSETAQRLLAENYVGLPF encoded by the coding sequence ATGAAAGTTCAGGTCTGCATCATCGGCGGTGGCCCGTCCGGGTTGCTGTTGTCCCAGCTCCTGCACCTGAAGGGCATCGAGACGGTCGTGCTGGAGAAATACAGCCGCGAGCACGTGCTCGCCCGTATCCGCGCCGGCGTGCTCGAGCACGGTTTTGCCAAGCTGATGCGCGAGGCGCAATGCGGCGAGCGGATGGACCGCGAGGGCGAGATCCACAAGGGATTCGAGATCGCTCATGACGGCGTGCTCTCCCACATCGATCTGCACAGTCATTCCGGCGGCAATTCGGTGCTGGTCTACGGCCAGACCGAGCTGACGCGCGACCTCTACGAGGCGCGCGACCGGCTTGGCGGCAAGGTCGTGCACAATGCCGAGGACGTCACGCCGCACGACCTCACCTCCGACAAGCCGTTCGTGACCTACCGTGTGAACGACGAGACCATCCGGGTCGATTGCGACTACATCGTCGGCGCCGACGGCTTTCACGGCGTCAGCCGCAAGTCGATTCCGAAGGACGTGTTGCGCGAATATGAGAAGGTCTATCCGTTCGGCTGGCTCGGCGTCCTGTCACGCACCAGGCCGGTCAACCCGGAGCTGATCTATGTGAAGCACCGGCGCGGTTTCGCGCTATGCTCGCTGCGCTCGCAGGTGCTGAGCCGCTACTACATCCAGGTGCCGCTGACCGACAAGGTGGAGGACTGGTCCGACGATGCATTCTGGGCCGAGCTGAAGCTGCGCCTGCCGGACGAGGTCGCTGGCCGTCTGCTCACGGGCCCGTCGATCGAGAAAAGCATCGCTCCCTTGCGCAGCTACGTCGCCGAACCGATGAGCTACGGCCGCCTGTTCCTCGCCGGCGATGCTGCCCACATCGTGCCGCCGACGGGCGCGCGCGGGCTCAACAGCGCCGCCTCGGACATCTATTATCTCTATCATGGCCTCCTCGCGCACTATCAGGAGGGCGATGATTCCGGCCTGGAGGGCTACTCGGCCAAGGCGCTGGCGCGGATCTGGAAGGCGCAGCGCTTCTCCTGGTGGATGACCATGATGCTGCATCGTTTCCCCGACCGTTCCGGGTATGAAGACAGGCTCCAGCAGACCGAGCTGGAATATCTGTTCTCGTCCGAAACGGCGCAGCGCCTGCTCGCGGAGAATTATGTCGGGCTGCCGTTTTAA
- a CDS encoding MTH938/NDUFAF3 family protein, translated as MEIEATTFGTITIDGKTYEHDVIIRLSGEVAKRKKKLSKKYYGTSHVLSKDEAKFIFEDGCEQLILGSGQMGNVHLSPEAEAYFAKKGCAVLLEPTPEAIHTFNRSHARKIGLFHVTC; from the coding sequence ATGGAGATCGAAGCCACGACGTTCGGCACGATCACGATTGACGGAAAGACCTATGAACACGACGTGATCATTCGTCTGTCCGGCGAAGTGGCGAAGCGGAAGAAAAAGCTGTCGAAGAAGTACTACGGCACCTCGCACGTCCTCTCGAAGGACGAGGCGAAGTTCATCTTTGAAGACGGATGCGAGCAGCTCATTCTTGGGTCGGGCCAGATGGGCAATGTGCATCTATCGCCGGAAGCGGAGGCGTATTTTGCGAAGAAAGGTTGCGCGGTCCTGCTCGAGCCGACCCCGGAGGCAATTCATACGTTCAACCGCTCGCATGCCAGGAAGATCGGCCTTTTTCACGTCACCTGCTGA
- a CDS encoding GYD domain-containing protein — protein sequence MATFILTIDWTDQGIRNVREAPKRSEAAKALAKKVGVEIKGIYLTSGAHDLLVLAEAPLGDHITKFALALGSLGNVRTSTSRAWTEAEWTKLISELP from the coding sequence ATGGCGACATTCATACTGACGATCGACTGGACCGACCAGGGAATTCGGAATGTCAGGGAAGCTCCCAAGCGCAGCGAAGCGGCAAAGGCGCTTGCCAAGAAAGTCGGGGTCGAGATCAAGGGCATCTATCTCACCTCCGGCGCGCATGACCTTCTCGTCCTCGCCGAAGCACCGCTCGGCGACCACATCACAAAATTCGCGCTTGCGCTCGGCTCCCTCGGCAATGTGCGTACCAGCACCTCACGCGCCTGGACCGAGGCCGAGTGGACCAAGCTGATATCCGAGCTCCCGTAA
- a CDS encoding adenylate/guanylate cyclase domain-containing protein, with translation MRRIGRRDIVAAILIALLSGALFNSPPLHALQGLSLDILTALRGKLVGDHRDPATSPVIVVAIDGETYDTAPFKGSPTLTWTREIGRVLGSITDGGAKAIGFDIIFPSSIEQSEIPFGEAPLGARMKGFDRDYLIALRQMSDAGKLVLGEILSHDHPDVPYRAQQVAVRNNVRALNVHTDPDDIIRRMPLSFPIGGKPIPAMAVELASRALGAKPEFAPDGAMTLAGYAIPSAETNTLTLNFRGLGRDVPTYSFADLHPCVEKDDPDFFRRAFDGKVVLLGTVLNFEDRKLTSMRLSGGYDGTPAARCALPAPAHAAAARSDVAGVFVHATAVRNLMERDAVTELGFPLRTALTILFAMIIACAACVLTPASAMAAYIALTAVYAALAVSLFVHALALPLTEPALAGLAAIAMMIGYRFVIADRDERFLRKSFALYLAPEVIDTMIASGKMPALGGEIRNVTMFFSDLTGFSSIAEKMTPGELVALMNRYLSAMTDIIESHGGYVDKYIGDSIVAMFGAPADDPAHARNAVRAALKCHQKLAELNAGNAAFAGRGLSHRIGLNSGEAVVGNIGSRRRFNYTVMSDTVNVASRLEGANKYYATSIMASEMTVAQTTDSFAWRELDAVRVLGRHEVIKVFEPLAERGAETAEQMKAAAGYAEGLAHWRAREFAKAADCFDQVAATDAPSALFAKRAKELATCPPSADWTPVNTLKGK, from the coding sequence ATGCGGCGGATCGGCAGACGGGACATCGTTGCGGCAATCCTGATCGCGCTCCTTTCGGGTGCGCTCTTCAACTCCCCGCCGCTTCATGCCCTGCAAGGTCTGTCGCTCGACATCCTCACGGCGCTGCGCGGCAAGCTCGTCGGTGACCACCGCGATCCCGCCACGTCACCGGTCATCGTCGTGGCGATCGATGGAGAGACCTATGACACAGCGCCCTTTAAGGGATCGCCGACGCTGACCTGGACGCGCGAGATCGGCCGGGTGCTCGGAAGCATCACCGACGGCGGCGCCAAGGCGATCGGCTTCGACATCATCTTTCCGAGTTCGATCGAGCAGTCGGAAATCCCCTTCGGCGAGGCGCCGCTCGGCGCGCGCATGAAGGGGTTTGACCGGGACTACCTCATCGCGCTCAGGCAAATGTCCGATGCCGGCAAGTTGGTGCTCGGCGAGATCCTGAGCCACGATCATCCGGACGTTCCCTACCGCGCACAGCAGGTAGCGGTGCGTAACAACGTCCGCGCTCTCAACGTCCATACCGATCCAGACGACATCATCCGGCGGATGCCGCTGAGTTTTCCCATTGGTGGCAAGCCTATTCCCGCAATGGCCGTCGAGCTCGCCTCGCGCGCACTGGGTGCGAAACCCGAGTTTGCGCCTGATGGTGCGATGACGCTGGCGGGCTACGCGATCCCAAGCGCCGAGACGAACACGCTGACGCTCAACTTCCGCGGATTAGGCCGCGATGTCCCGACATACTCCTTCGCCGACCTGCACCCCTGCGTCGAGAAGGACGACCCCGACTTCTTCCGCCGCGCCTTCGACGGCAAGGTCGTGCTGCTCGGCACCGTCCTCAACTTCGAAGACCGGAAGCTGACCTCGATGCGCCTGTCCGGCGGATATGACGGGACGCCGGCCGCACGATGCGCCCTGCCGGCCCCGGCGCACGCTGCGGCGGCGCGCAGCGATGTCGCCGGCGTCTTCGTCCACGCCACCGCGGTGCGGAATCTGATGGAACGCGATGCTGTGACGGAGCTCGGCTTTCCGCTGCGGACCGCACTCACGATCCTGTTCGCGATGATCATTGCCTGCGCGGCTTGCGTGCTCACACCCGCCAGCGCGATGGCGGCTTATATCGCGCTCACGGCCGTTTACGCTGCGCTGGCCGTGAGCCTATTCGTCCATGCCTTAGCGCTGCCCCTGACCGAGCCCGCGCTGGCGGGTCTTGCCGCGATCGCAATGATGATCGGCTACCGCTTCGTCATCGCCGACCGCGACGAGCGCTTCCTGCGCAAGAGCTTTGCGCTCTATCTCGCGCCCGAGGTCATCGACACCATGATTGCCTCAGGCAAGATGCCGGCGCTCGGCGGCGAGATACGCAATGTCACCATGTTCTTCTCCGACCTCACCGGCTTCTCCTCGATCGCCGAGAAGATGACGCCGGGCGAATTGGTGGCGTTGATGAATCGATACCTGTCCGCCATGACCGACATCATCGAGAGCCATGGCGGCTACGTCGACAAATATATCGGCGATTCCATCGTCGCGATGTTCGGCGCGCCGGCCGATGATCCCGCGCACGCCCGCAACGCGGTCCGCGCCGCCCTGAAGTGCCATCAGAAACTGGCCGAGCTCAACGCCGGCAATGCCGCGTTCGCAGGCCGCGGCCTGTCGCACCGCATCGGGCTGAACAGCGGCGAGGCCGTGGTCGGCAATATCGGCTCCCGGCGCCGCTTCAACTATACGGTCATGAGCGACACCGTGAACGTCGCCTCGCGGCTGGAAGGCGCCAACAAATACTATGCGACCTCGATCATGGCCTCCGAAATGACGGTCGCGCAGACCACCGACAGCTTCGCCTGGCGCGAGCTCGATGCCGTCAGGGTTTTGGGCCGGCACGAGGTGATCAAAGTGTTTGAGCCGCTGGCCGAGCGAGGGGCAGAGACGGCGGAACAGATGAAGGCGGCGGCAGGCTACGCTGAAGGGCTTGCGCATTGGCGGGCGCGAGAATTCGCCAAGGCGGCAGATTGCTTCGACCAGGTCGCCGCAACCGATGCTCCGTCAGCACTATTTGCCAAACGCGCGAAGGAGCTCGCTACCTGCCCGCCTTCGGCGGACTGGACGCCGGTCAACACGCTCAAGGGAAAATAG